DNA from Rhipicephalus microplus isolate Deutch F79 chromosome 5, USDA_Rmic, whole genome shotgun sequence:
GGTTATCAAGGGAACGCACGGTACGCGTATGAAAAAGATCCGCACGTCCGTCAAGTTCCGCCGGCCCAAGACCCTCTGCCTGGATCGCAAGCCCAAGTACCCCCGCCGCAGTGTCCCAACCCGAACACGGCTGGACCAGTTCTCCATCATCAAGCACCCGCTGACGACCGAGTCGGCCATGAAGAAGATCGAGGACAACAACACGCTCGTGTTCATCGTCCACCTGCGTGCCAACAAGCACCAGATCAAGACGGCCGTCAAGAAGCTGTACGACATCGACGTCGCCAACGTGAACACACTCATCCGGCCGGACGGACAGAAGAAGGCGTACGTGAGGTTGGCGCCCGACTATGATGCGTTGGATGTGGCCAACAAAATCGGCATCATATAAACTGTTGGCGGTGGAATAAAGCGGCTGTTGACGGTAACCTTTCGTCTCTTCGTTCGCGCTGGTGCTGCAGTAGCACATCGTTAGCCACGCTCTTTGATGGTTCTTTGATGGTTTACGTAATGTGCGTaacccccacttttttttttttgcctgatcgTTAAATGCTGAACGGATTACTTTTATGGCAGACAAACTGAACACGTGGTTCTCACGTGCTTCAGATGAATGCGGCACTTTTTCGACACGTTACCCAGAAAGGTATCACACTGTGCGTGAATGTTAACGCTATATGTTCAGGACCAGTCCGCTGTTCACATGTGCCTGCGTGGTCAGTTCATTATTACCTTTGTTTTTGTTCCCACAGATGCACCAGCTTCGTATGTAGTCTGTAGATAAGTGATTTAGGATGAACAGTATACTGCAGTGTCAGTTTGCATTGCCATTGAAAACTAGAGCGACATGGTGCTTTCACAGCCTGCTTCGCCAGTTTTTAGAACTTAGGTATTTGGCACAAACCGACATTCTGTTCATTTTACCTGCATTTAAAGAAGCATGTAAACAATCCCATATGTACAAGCGATATTGGCCACTTGCAGGGGCGTACAAACTCGTCATTGGAAAATTTACACTTGATATTTTTAATTTTGTCCACTTTAACAAGTTCATGGCTAGTATGTCGTGCCAGTAGGTCAATCATTGGTACCGAGAGCCAACAAGTGCTCACACAATTTCAGTGCTAGCCAAGAGCTAACTAACTACAGACAATGTATTTGCAAATTTTAATGCTAAGAAGTGCAATGATAAGCAATCTGCTTAGATAATTTTGAATATCTATGTATTGAATGCAGCAGGTGTAACATCGCTGAGTGCCAATTAATGTAAAAAGTACAACTTTCACTCGAATGGACACGTGCAGTTCTTCACATTTCTGCATTCACTTGGGCGTTCATTGGGTATAATGTCCGAGATACCCTTTGTATGCAAGACAGCTCTACTATGGCTTGTGTACACTTGCCTTCTCAATTCTCAGGTTGAAGAGTACCGTCAAGCACCCATGCCGTCAAGCACCGTAATGCTGAGCAAGCACCTCCCTTTTTTTTCCCCATGAGGTTTCCATTATGCGCCAATGACTGGGAGCAAGTGCCCACTCCGCTCCCATCGTTTTTACTGTTTCATTTGCTATTTTTGAAAC
Protein-coding regions in this window:
- the RpL23A gene encoding ribosomal protein L23A gives rise to the protein MPPKGKKPPAAAAAKAEKPEEKKKPAAAAAPAKKPAGAAASATKAPAKPVAKSGDKKPGADKKQQAAKKKDAAGQAKARAKAMAMRKKVIKGTHGTRMKKIRTSVKFRRPKTLCLDRKPKYPRRSVPTRTRLDQFSIIKHPLTTESAMKKIEDNNTLVFIVHLRANKHQIKTAVKKLYDIDVANVNTLIRPDGQKKAYVRLAPDYDALDVANKIGII